A single genomic interval of Pelorhabdus rhamnosifermentans harbors:
- a CDS encoding TolC family protein has protein sequence TYREWEALGQRIDRYQADVLPPFTARVDATLAEYRSGNGPMSAVLEARQALLDAQLSFLELRLQRLRAALKLRYYVTE, from the coding sequence GCACATACCGGGAGTGGGAAGCGCTGGGCCAGCGCATCGACCGCTACCAGGCCGACGTGCTGCCGCCATTCACGGCACGAGTGGACGCCACACTGGCCGAATACCGCAGCGGCAACGGCCCCATGAGCGCAGTGCTCGAAGCCAGGCAGGCCCTGCTCGACGCGCAGCTTTCCTTCCTCGAACTGCGCCTGCAGCGGCTGCGCGCGGCGCTGAAGCTGCGCTACTACGTCACGGAATAA